One part of the Borrelia coriaceae genome encodes these proteins:
- a CDS encoding BTA121 domain-containing protein surface lipoprotein yields MAKVKRHSFLVLLKSLLLLVTSCDQSNVSKEGITQKVPGFTDGNENDIIQAKLAELFNKFRLSRDEINVTNEMYKVITDPDIGRDKGYSTYNGSKFYDLLNALGDFRAKKVIGSYLRFTNVRKDFAKKINNVSSVADRVLLKSNLDANIVVYLLDVKKLFNDRIEGKTTIDTFVSQMIAKSNGQIAKLREDLSSDLMRPVNVGLQLSDQDQVTVSEIKDMLLDEPPIGKVKDYKTYTNREFDGLLVALGNDKLKEIITTYREYIANRQVHCTEIEDLINKIGDTGLRWKLQAQFDEKCEDCLEIKQVFTKFSDNGDVLDDIPDPEYVYEKMMETVHRDMFADIKKRVKDIVRFDGMKQGLSAAQRGALNYIRFIFEPLSQSTTQDKSVDFAIFLSNLSYRQIECIANFHLSFEDEMKATEAAISKILDEKERNQLSTEFRSINYHKTLTDYLSAETPEKVYENFKNSEYINELVNIKERALKCLYEKELESAAKRAAEELEEEANRQAKEARLKAAAKRAAEELEEEANRQAKEARLKAAAKRAAEELEEEANRQAEEARLKAAEEEAERKAEEAKRQEEKERGTDAARGDGTQSVTAPVDGDTEGGTDAARGDGTQSVTTHVDGDTEGGTGAPVVESTDAAGSGDDAAKDDDTQRVTAPVDGDTEGGTDAARGDGTQGVTTHVDGDTEGGTGAPVVESTDAAGSGDDAAKDDDTQRVTALVDGDTEGGTDAARGDGTQGVTTHVDGDTEGGTGAPVVEITDAAGSGDDAAKDDDTQRVTAPVDGDTEGGTDAARGDGTQSVTTHVDGDTEGGTGALVVVAGDI; encoded by the coding sequence ATGGCAAAAGTCAAAAGACATAGCTTTTTAGTATTGTTGAAGTCGCTATTGTTGTTAGTAACGAGTTGCGATCAGAGCAATGTATCAAAAGAAGGCATCACGCAGAAGGTGCCAGGCTTTACAGACGGGAATGAAAACGATATTATACAAGCTAAGCTTGCTGAGCTTTTTAATAAATTTAGATTATCACGTGATGAGATAAATGTAACTAATGAGATGTACAAAGTAATAACCGATCCTGATATTGGAAGAGATAAAGGTTATAGTACATATAATGGTTCTAAGTTTTATGATTTATTAAATGCTTTGGGTGATTTTAGGGCTAAGAAAGTTATAGGAAGTTATTTAAGGTTTACTAATGTCCGCAAAGATTTTGCAAAAAAGATAAATAATGTTTCAAGTGTTGCTGATAGAGTGCTACTTAAGAGTAACCTTGATGCTAATATTGTTGTTTATTTGTTGGATGTAAAGAAATTATTTAATGATCGTATTGAGGGTAAAACTACAATTGATACTTTTGTTTCTCAAATGATTGCTAAGTCAAATGGGCAGATAGCTAAACTTAGAGAGGATTTATCTAGTGATCTTATGAGGCCTGTGAATGTAGGCTTACAACTCTCAGACCAAGATCAAGTAACAGTTAGTGAAATTAAGGATATGTTATTAGATGAGCCTCCTATTGGTAAGGTCAAAGATTATAAGACATACACTAATAGAGAGTTTGATGGTTTACTGGTTGCTTTAGGTAATGATAAATTGAAGGAAATTATAACAACTTATCGAGAATACATAGCAAATCGTCAGGTACACTGCACGGAAATTGAGGATCTTATTAACAAGATTGGTGATACAGGCTTAAGATGGAAGTTACAAGCACAATTTGATGAAAAATGTGAGGATTGTTTAGAGATAAAACAGGTCTTTACTAAGTTTAGTGATAATGGCGATGTTCTTGATGATATTCCTGATCCTGAGTATGTGTATGAAAAAATGATGGAGACTGTTCATCGGGATATGTTTGCTGATATTAAAAAGAGAGTTAAGGATATTGTTAGGTTTGACGGGATGAAGCAAGGTCTCTCAGCTGCGCAAAGAGGTGCACTTAACTATATACGTTTTATATTTGAGCCTTTATCTCAATCTACTACGCAAGATAAGAGTGTGGATTTTGCTATTTTCCTCAGTAACTTATCTTATAGGCAGATTGAATGCATTGCAAATTTCCATTTAAGTTTCGAGGATGAAATGAAGGCTACAGAAGCAGCTATAAGTAAGATCTTAGACGAGAAGGAACGTAATCAGTTGTCAACCGAGTTTCGTAGCATTAATTATCATAAAACTTTAACAGATTACCTAAGCGCTGAGACTCCTGAAAAGGTTTATGAGAACTTTAAGAACAGTGAATATATTAATGAATTAGTTAATATAAAAGAGAGAGCTTTAAAATGCCTATATGAAAAAGAACTTGAATCAGCGGCAAAACGTGCGGCAGAAGAACTTGAAGAAGAAGCAAATCGTCAAGCAAAAGAAGCAAGACTTAAAGCAGCGGCAAAACGTGCGGCAGAAGAACTTGAAGAAGAAGCAAATCGTCAAGCAAAAGAAGCAAGACTTAAAGCAGCGGCAAAACGTGCGGCAGAAGAACTTGAAGAAGAAGCAAATCGTCAAGCAGAAGAAGCAAGACTTAAAGCAGCAGAAGAAGAGGCAGAACGTAAAGCAGAAGAGGCAAAACGTCAAGAAGAAAAAGAACGTGGTACTGATGCTGCTAGGGGTGATGGTACTCAAAGTGTTACTGCTCCTGTAGATGGTGATACTGAAGGTGGCACTGATGCTGCTAGGGGTGATGGTACTCAAAGTGTTACTACACATGTAGATGGTGATACTGAAGGTGGTACTGGTGCTCCTGTAGTTGAAAGTACTGATGCTGCTGGAAGTGGTGATGATGCTGCTAAGGATGATGATACTCAACGTGTTACTGCTCCTGTAGATGGTGATACTGAAGGTGGCACTGATGCTGCTAGGGGTGATGGTACTCAAGGTGTTACTACACATGTAGATGGTGATACTGAAGGTGGTACTGGTGCTCCTGTAGTTGAAAGTACTGATGCTGCTGGAAGTGGTGATGATGCTGCTAAGGATGATGATACTCAACGTGTTACTGCTCTTGTAGATGGTGATACTGAAGGTGGCACTGATGCTGCTAGGGGTGATGGTACTCAAGGTGTTACTACACATGTAGATGGTGATACTGAAGGTGGTACTGGTGCTCCTGTAGTTGAAATTACTGATGCTGCTGGAAGTGGTGATGATGCTGCTAAGGATGATGATACTCAACGTGTTACTGCTCCTGTAGATGGCGATACTGAAGGTGGCACTGATGCTGCTAGGGGTGATGGCACTCAAAGTGTTACTACACATGTAGATGGTGATACTGAAGGTGGTACTGGTGCTCTTGTTGTTGTAGCAGGGGATATTTAA
- a CDS encoding BTA121 domain-containing protein surface lipoprotein: MEVNIVEEPSQSIDFKLNNLLIEFGLPDKDLRVIDEIRSVLINPEIGASTGYKTYTDLEFYDLLNNLGASRVKKIAKSYLKVNNFQEDFENSLNNILSEDERGDLQSKLNDNRASYALYLKKLFSNSAFGEMMLDNYVAQMIAREGIQIAQLEEKIRSALGREYIYLQLAGGEKAAIDEIQGIITNAAIGASTGYKTYTAFEFYDLLNSLGTLKVKEMIRAHLERKKLRDADYIKTRDMIGKVKDRRLEEELQKLLSNAQDAYNVYLKELFHKSDLDSDLDSDLDSDLDSDPEHVYRKVAHSKYRFVFESAQRNAQNILNYEKMYANLSKRDQNLLNDIRNNIVEHSDFSFNSLLGDLGASDVQDIINFHLNVLRASKDAREVISNLPSGNDKEELREKFNDFAIKYNAHLRWCFKGNDSNRVYNRVINSRYADNFTNIQEAALKLIPISDPSSTIADIIDEF; encoded by the coding sequence ATGGAAGTAAATATTGTAGAGGAGCCTAGTCAGAGTATAGATTTTAAACTTAATAATCTTCTTATCGAGTTTGGATTACCAGATAAGGATCTAAGGGTAATTGATGAGATTAGAAGTGTATTAATTAATCCTGAGATTGGCGCTTCTACAGGGTATAAGACATATACTGATCTTGAGTTTTATGACTTACTAAATAATTTGGGTGCGTCTAGGGTTAAAAAAATTGCAAAGAGTTATTTAAAAGTTAATAATTTCCAAGAAGATTTTGAGAATTCGTTAAATAATATTCTTAGTGAGGATGAAAGAGGAGACTTGCAAAGTAAGCTTAATGATAATAGAGCTAGTTATGCGTTGTATTTAAAAAAATTATTTAGTAATAGTGCTTTTGGTGAGATGATGCTTGATAATTATGTTGCTCAGATGATTGCTCGGGAGGGTATTCAAATAGCTCAACTTGAAGAGAAGATCAGAAGTGCTTTAGGTAGGGAGTATATATACTTGCAGCTTGCAGGTGGTGAGAAAGCAGCAATTGATGAGATACAAGGAATAATAACTAATGCTGCTATTGGTGCTTCTACAGGTTATAAGACTTATACTGCTTTTGAGTTTTATGATTTATTAAATTCTCTAGGAACTCTTAAGGTTAAGGAAATGATACGGGCACATCTAGAACGTAAAAAACTTAGGGATGCAGATTATATTAAGACTAGAGATATGATTGGAAAAGTTAAGGATCGAAGATTAGAAGAAGAATTGCAAAAATTGCTAAGTAATGCACAGGATGCCTACAATGTATATTTAAAAGAGTTATTCCATAAATCTGATCTTGATTCTGATCTTGATTCTGATCTTGATTCTGATCTTGATTCTGATCCTGAGCATGTGTATCGCAAAGTTGCACATAGTAAATATCGTTTTGTATTTGAAAGTGCCCAAAGAAATGCTCAAAATATTTTAAATTATGAAAAGATGTACGCAAATCTCTCAAAGCGTGATCAAAATTTACTTAATGATATACGAAATAATATCGTAGAGCATTCTGATTTTAGTTTTAACTCTTTGTTAGGTGACTTAGGTGCTAGTGATGTTCAAGACATTATAAATTTTCATTTAAATGTTCTAAGGGCAAGCAAAGATGCTAGGGAAGTTATATCTAATCTTCCTTCTGGAAATGACAAAGAAGAATTGCGAGAAAAGTTCAATGATTTTGCGATTAAATACAATGCGCATTTGAGATGGTGTTTTAAAGGTAATGATTCTAATAGAGTATATAATAGAGTCATTAATAGTAGGTATGCTGACAATTTTACTAATATTCAAGAAGCCGCTTTAAAGCTCATTCCAATAAGTGACCCAAGTAGTACCATAGCCGATATTATAGATGAATTTTAG
- a CDS encoding BTA121 domain-containing protein surface lipoprotein — MNEIKGVLTDASIAGDKNYKTSTDLEFYYLLNKLEDFKVKEIINLHLNVLRARENAIKVIVEVLKHPDCENYVRGLQYPV; from the coding sequence ATTAATGAGATTAAAGGTGTATTAACTGATGCTAGTATTGCTGGGGATAAAAATTATAAGACATCTACTGATCTTGAGTTTTATTATTTATTAAATAAGCTAGAAGATTTTAAGGTCAAAGAAATTATAAATTTGCATTTGAATGTTCTAAGGGCAAGAGAAAATGCTATTAAAGTTATTGTAGAAGTTTTAAAGCATCCAGATTGTGAGAATTATGTAAGAGGTTTGCAATACCCGGTTTGA